From Deinococcus aestuarii, one genomic window encodes:
- a CDS encoding IclR family transcriptional regulator: protein MLSLQKAASILGAFSAEQPEWGVRALAAHLGVPRATAHAYLAGLTEAGFLRRTPAGRYRLSWHIAEMGAQLTAALPWFPAARALITRLAFGVRAVAFLCILEGEEVVCAIRERHPDADIDLPLDIYLPATATASGKILYTHADIQPREFSACTESSITTPDEWRTEVARVRRRGYAYSIEEWVEGQCTLGVPYRHGDQVVAAIGVQMSAERYLREERLVREHVLGIVREAQELL, encoded by the coding sequence GTGCTGTCCTTACAGAAAGCCGCGAGCATCCTGGGAGCCTTCAGCGCCGAGCAGCCCGAGTGGGGGGTGCGGGCGCTCGCGGCCCATCTGGGGGTGCCCCGGGCGACGGCGCACGCCTATCTGGCGGGGCTGACGGAGGCGGGCTTCCTGCGGCGCACGCCTGCCGGGCGCTACCGGCTGTCGTGGCACATCGCGGAGATGGGGGCGCAGCTCACGGCGGCGCTGCCGTGGTTTCCGGCGGCGCGGGCGCTGATCACCCGGCTGGCCTTCGGGGTGCGGGCGGTGGCCTTCTTGTGCATCCTGGAGGGCGAGGAGGTCGTGTGCGCGATCCGCGAGCGCCACCCCGACGCGGACATCGACCTGCCGCTCGACATCTACCTGCCCGCCACGGCCACGGCGAGCGGCAAAATCCTCTATACCCACGCCGACATCCAGCCCCGCGAGTTCAGCGCCTGCACCGAGAGCAGCATCACCACCCCCGACGAGTGGCGCACCGAGGTCGCGCGGGTGCGGCGGCGGGGCTACGCCTACTCCATCGAGGAGTGGGTCGAGGGGCAGTGCACCCTGGGCGTGCCCTACCGCCACGGCGATCAGGTCGTCGCCGCCATCGGCGTGCAGATGAGCGCCGAGCGTTACCTGCGCGAGGAACGCCTCGTCCGCGAGCACGTGCTGGGCATCGTCCGTGAGGCGCAGGAGCTGTTGTGA
- a CDS encoding metallophosphoesterase produces MRKFIAVGDVHADWEGLWGALRAASCVDAHFRPTPPVEAGLYQVVLMGDLVHPKSTRDYERLTGLPRFNPRDPEHLFLAAREQVRHLERLRAYQAAAPHAVHSVLGNHDDAVLDPRLVLGTSGGLVHVEFDPAHGGQPLPGELRGWMGGFPRELRVGSVQFAHVSPLPAHTHYDDLFYADPSTKRWFRETPEYVRRAGLRFGVYGHTQPGGGILLDREAGFAIIDALPHREYLELLLDPALPEPVQGVRAVPF; encoded by the coding sequence GTGCGCAAGTTCATCGCTGTCGGGGACGTTCACGCCGACTGGGAGGGCCTGTGGGGGGCACTCAGGGCGGCGAGTTGCGTGGACGCGCACTTTCGTCCGACGCCCCCGGTGGAGGCCGGGCTCTATCAGGTGGTCTTGATGGGCGACCTCGTTCACCCCAAGAGCACGCGGGACTACGAGCGCCTGACGGGGCTGCCCCGCTTCAACCCCCGCGATCCGGAGCACCTCTTTCTCGCGGCGCGCGAACAGGTGAGGCATCTGGAGCGGCTGCGTGCCTATCAGGCGGCCGCGCCCCACGCCGTCCACAGCGTGCTCGGCAACCACGACGACGCGGTGCTCGACCCCCGCCTCGTCCTCGGCACGAGCGGCGGGCTCGTTCACGTGGAATTCGACCCGGCGCACGGGGGCCAGCCCCTGCCCGGAGAGTTGCGCGGCTGGATGGGGGGGTTTCCCCGCGAACTCCGCGTGGGGAGCGTGCAGTTCGCGCACGTCTCGCCCCTGCCCGCGCACACCCACTACGACGACCTCTTCTACGCCGACCCCAGTACCAAACGCTGGTTTCGCGAGACCCCTGAGTATGTCCGCCGGGCGGGCCTGAGGTTCGGCGTGTACGGCCACACCCAGCCCGGCGGCGGCATCCTCCTCGACCGCGAGGCGGGCTTTGCCATCATCGACGCGCTCCCCCACCGGGAGTACCTAGAGCTGCTCCTCGACCCCGCGCTGCCCGAGCCTGTCCAGGGCGTGCGCGCCGTCCCCTTCTGA
- a CDS encoding single-stranded DNA-binding protein gives MADPDRTREALRATLTAWAVAEVRGDQARVTLAPDPDALAAHLDPVDEGWSLGWACESVQPPVVRARLTVGGAAREGMSGGHTLQDAKLRALADAARFFGVPTPAEGQWVEYDPEDGANTSDLDAEMGEAPAQRAPARVPEPPRDPQMDKARRHIEELLEQLKSAGKGGEATRVLLRGYGETVQESRAIYKELQAILKG, from the coding sequence ATGGCCGACCCTGACCGTACGCGAGAGGCCCTGCGCGCCACCCTCACCGCCTGGGCGGTGGCCGAGGTGCGCGGCGACCAGGCCCGCGTGACCCTCGCCCCCGACCCCGACGCCCTCGCCGCCCACCTCGACCCCGTGGACGAGGGCTGGTCTCTCGGGTGGGCCTGCGAGAGCGTTCAGCCCCCCGTGGTCCGCGCCCGCCTGACCGTGGGGGGCGCGGCGCGCGAGGGAATGAGCGGCGGCCACACCCTTCAAGACGCCAAGCTGCGCGCTCTGGCCGACGCGGCGCGCTTCTTCGGCGTGCCCACCCCGGCCGAGGGGCAGTGGGTGGAGTACGACCCGGAGGACGGCGCGAACACCAGCGATCTCGACGCGGAGATGGGGGAGGCGCCCGCCCAACGCGCCCCGGCCCGAGTACCCGAGCCCCCCCGCGATCCCCAGATGGACAAGGCCCGGCGCCACATCGAGGAGCTGCTCGAACAGCTCAAGTCGGCGGGCAAGGGGGGCGAGGCCACCCGGGTGCTCCTGCGCGGCTACGGCGAGACGGTGCAAGAAAGCCGCGCCATCTATAAGGAACTCCAGGCGATCTTGAAGGGCTAG
- a CDS encoding ABC transporter ATP-binding protein, whose protein sequence is MNAIELSGVDKRFGAVEALRGLTLDVRAGELTALLGPNGAGKTTAISLMLGLARPTVGTVRVLGGDPHAGGVRSYIGSMPQESAIPQALTVREAVTLFARLYPEPLTVDAALELADLRPMANRRAGALSGGQARRLAFALAVVGDPQVLFLDEPTTGMDAGSRLAFWHAVEGLKAEGRTILLTTHYLEEAERTADRVVVMNAGAVLADGTPESLRGRVATGRVRFTSDLVLSELRALPGVEAAEVDTRGHADLRTREPEALVRALVVSGVPFTELEVTRASLEDAFLSLTTPTVRA, encoded by the coding sequence ATGAACGCCATAGAGCTGAGCGGGGTGGACAAGCGGTTCGGGGCGGTGGAGGCGCTGCGCGGCCTGACGTTGGACGTGCGGGCGGGCGAGCTGACGGCGCTGCTGGGACCCAACGGGGCGGGCAAGACGACCGCGATCAGCCTGATGCTGGGGCTCGCGCGACCCACGGTGGGCACGGTGCGGGTGCTGGGCGGCGATCCCCACGCCGGGGGGGTGCGCTCGTACATCGGCTCCATGCCGCAGGAGAGCGCCATCCCGCAGGCCCTCACGGTGCGCGAGGCGGTCACGCTGTTCGCCCGGTTGTACCCGGAGCCCCTGACGGTGGACGCGGCGCTGGAGTTGGCGGACCTGCGCCCGATGGCGAACCGCCGGGCGGGGGCGCTGTCAGGCGGGCAGGCGCGGCGCCTCGCCTTCGCGCTCGCGGTCGTGGGCGACCCGCAGGTCCTCTTCCTGGACGAGCCAACGACGGGCATGGACGCCGGGAGCCGCCTCGCGTTCTGGCACGCCGTCGAGGGGCTGAAGGCCGAGGGCCGCACCATCCTCCTCACCACGCATTACCTGGAGGAGGCCGAGCGCACCGCCGACCGGGTGGTCGTGATGAACGCGGGCGCCGTCCTCGCCGACGGCACGCCCGAGAGCCTGCGCGGGCGGGTGGCGACGGGGCGGGTGCGCTTCACCTCCGACCTCGTGCTGAGCGAGCTGCGCGCCCTGCCCGGGGTCGAGGCAGCGGAGGTCGATACGCGCGGCCACGCTGACCTCCGGACCCGTGAGCCGGAGGCACTGGTGCGGGCGCTCGTCGTGTCCGGCGTTCCCTTTACCGAGCTGGAGGTCACCCGCGCGAGCCTGGAGGACGCCTTCCTGAGCCTGACCACCCCGACCGTCCGCGCCTGA
- a CDS encoding ABC transporter permease: protein MTTLTTAAPATRRAPLLPALGQLVLAELRRMRRNPLFFIGTVGFPIMFFGLFGLPAVRETTDAGVNVGQLLLVNFGTYSLLSLAMFSFGSAVATERTGGWLRLLRTSPMPTWMYLAGKVVAALCFSALSLTLLYAFGHFAGGITLPLGLALSLLVKLLAGMVALIAVGLSIGFLANPQAAQILANIVSVIIAFASGLFVPLDQLPGFIQKIAPYLPSYHLARIGWGTVAGQTGGEGTHWLWLAGYVVVFGALAIWALRRDEARGQ, encoded by the coding sequence ATGACGACCCTGACGACCGCCGCCCCCGCCACCCGCCGCGCGCCCCTCCTCCCCGCCCTGGGGCAACTGGTCCTGGCCGAACTGCGGCGGATGCGGCGCAACCCCCTGTTCTTCATCGGCACGGTCGGCTTCCCGATCATGTTCTTCGGGCTGTTCGGCCTGCCCGCCGTGAGGGAGACGACGGACGCCGGGGTCAACGTGGGCCAGCTCCTGCTGGTGAACTTCGGGACATATTCGCTGCTCAGCCTCGCCATGTTCTCGTTCGGGTCGGCGGTCGCCACCGAGCGGACGGGTGGGTGGCTGCGATTGCTGCGGACCTCGCCCATGCCGACGTGGATGTACCTCGCGGGCAAGGTGGTCGCGGCCCTGTGCTTCAGCGCCCTGAGCCTGACGCTGCTGTACGCCTTCGGGCACTTCGCGGGGGGGATCACCCTCCCGCTGGGGCTGGCCCTCAGCCTGCTCGTCAAGCTGCTGGCAGGCATGGTCGCGCTGATCGCCGTGGGGCTGAGCATCGGCTTCCTGGCGAACCCGCAGGCCGCGCAGATTCTGGCGAACATCGTCAGCGTCATCATCGCCTTCGCGTCGGGGCTGTTCGTGCCGCTGGACCAGCTCCCGGGCTTCATCCAGAAGATCGCGCCGTACCTGCCGAGCTACCACCTCGCGCGGATCGGGTGGGGCACGGTAGCCGGCCAGACGGGCGGCGAGGGGACGCACTGGCTGTGGCTGGCCGGGTACGTGGTCGTCTTCGGGGCGCTGGCGATCTGGGCGCTGCGGCGGGACGAGGCTCGCGGGCAGTGA
- a CDS encoding DUF1349 domain-containing protein, which translates to MWREMTWHAPPPHAAIGEDGALEVRTGNRTDFWRATHYGFTRDDGHALLADAPPEFTASVRVRGEYEELYDQAGLMVRANEAHWLKAGVEFVGRQQWSAVVTRDASDWSVTPTGDHPETTFRVTRRADALIVHARPEGQERWTLLRVALFPPELPARVGVMACSPQRADFHVTFRDFRLTAPDPRPLHEMAGP; encoded by the coding sequence ATGTGGCGCGAGATGACGTGGCACGCCCCGCCGCCCCACGCGGCGATAGGTGAGGACGGCGCGCTGGAGGTCCGCACGGGGAACCGGACGGACTTCTGGCGCGCCACCCACTACGGCTTCACCCGGGACGACGGCCACGCGCTCCTGGCGGACGCGCCCCCCGAGTTCACGGCGAGCGTGCGGGTGCGCGGCGAGTACGAGGAACTGTACGACCAGGCGGGGCTGATGGTCCGTGCGAATGAGGCCCACTGGCTCAAGGCGGGGGTGGAGTTCGTGGGCCGCCAGCAGTGGAGCGCGGTGGTGACCCGGGACGCCTCCGACTGGAGCGTGACGCCCACCGGGGACCACCCCGAGACCACCTTCCGCGTCACCCGCCGCGCCGACGCCCTGATCGTCCACGCCAGGCCGGAGGGGCAGGAGAGGTGGACGCTGCTGCGGGTCGCCCTCTTCCCGCCGGAGTTGCCCGCCCGGGTCGGGGTGATGGCGTGCAGCCCCCAGCGGGCGGACTTCCACGTCACCTTCCGTGACTTCCGGCTGACGGCCCCCGACCCGCGCCCCCTGCACGAGATGGCGGGACCATGA
- a CDS encoding sensor histidine kinase, translating to MSAPASRPRRRALIWDLFPLFWLAFLAFPVAGFLEHRRTAGETLLFVSLITLFLGVYVIVFRFRLPSNRSAALQERWAVAGWVLSLVTYFVLFPITDGTGSAFLIYGASMIGFQPRTALALWLAFLNMAVMVFPFWTGTYQPEDLWWLAPNLVFTLVAVYANHASYGQRIARAQLEVVQREKERLAADAERERIARDLHDLLGHTLSVIVLKSELAGKLAERDPARAAQEIREVERISREALTEVRAAVHGYRGSGLNAELARAKVALDAAGVRLNVTGPLPDLPAPTEAGAAMLLREAVTNVVRHAHAQEVEVTLTRTKGGHRLVIRDDGVGGEGPEGSGLTGMRERLRALGGQLTRDGTRGTTLTADFPDEVGGEASPGLVTA from the coding sequence ATGAGCGCCCCGGCCTCTCGCCCGCGCCGCCGCGCGCTGATCTGGGACCTGTTCCCGTTGTTCTGGCTGGCGTTCCTGGCCTTTCCGGTCGCCGGGTTTCTGGAGCACCGCCGGACGGCCGGGGAGACGCTGCTGTTCGTCTCGCTGATCACCCTGTTTCTCGGGGTGTACGTGATCGTCTTTCGCTTTCGCCTCCCCTCCAACCGGAGCGCCGCCCTTCAGGAGCGGTGGGCCGTGGCCGGATGGGTCTTGAGCCTGGTGACCTACTTCGTCCTCTTCCCCATTACGGACGGCACGGGCAGCGCCTTCCTGATCTACGGGGCGAGCATGATCGGTTTCCAGCCGAGGACGGCCCTGGCCCTGTGGTTGGCTTTCCTCAACATGGCGGTGATGGTCTTCCCCTTCTGGACGGGTACATACCAGCCCGAAGACCTGTGGTGGCTGGCGCCCAACCTCGTGTTCACCCTCGTCGCCGTCTACGCTAACCACGCGAGCTACGGGCAGCGGATCGCCCGCGCCCAACTGGAGGTGGTGCAGCGCGAGAAAGAAAGGCTGGCCGCCGACGCCGAGCGCGAACGGATTGCCCGCGACCTGCACGACCTGTTGGGGCACACCCTCTCGGTGATCGTGCTCAAGAGCGAGCTGGCGGGCAAGCTGGCCGAACGTGACCCCGCCCGCGCCGCCCAGGAAATCCGCGAGGTCGAGCGCATCAGCCGGGAGGCGCTGACGGAGGTGCGCGCCGCCGTCCACGGCTACCGGGGCAGCGGCCTGAACGCCGAACTCGCCCGCGCGAAGGTGGCCCTCGACGCGGCGGGCGTGCGGCTGAACGTGACGGGGCCCCTTCCCGACCTCCCCGCCCCCACCGAGGCGGGCGCCGCCATGCTGCTGCGCGAGGCCGTGACGAACGTGGTCCGGCACGCCCACGCGCAGGAGGTCGAGGTCACGCTGACCCGCACCAAGGGGGGCCACCGCCTCGTCATCCGCGACGACGGCGTGGGCGGCGAGGGGCCCGAGGGCAGTGGCCTGACGGGGATGCGCGAGCGGCTGCGGGCGCTGGGCGGCCAGCTCACCCGCGACGGCACGCGCGGCACGACCCTGACCGCCGACTTTCCCGACGAGGTGGGCGGCGAGGCGAGCCCCGGCCTGGTGACCGCATGA
- a CDS encoding response regulator transcription factor, protein MIRVLLAEDQSLVLGALSALLSLEDDLEVVGTATDGEAALGLVRTLLPDVLVTDIEMPRLSGLDLAARVREDFPGVRVVIVTTFARSGYLRRALDAGARGYLLKDAPASELAEAIRRVHAGGRAIAPALAEEAWGERDPLTDRERQVLREAEAGASTAAIAARLGLSEGTVRNYLSEAISKVGAGNRAEAARKAREKGWL, encoded by the coding sequence ATGATCCGCGTCCTGCTGGCCGAGGACCAGTCCCTCGTGCTGGGGGCTCTCTCCGCGCTGCTCTCGCTGGAGGACGATCTGGAGGTCGTGGGCACGGCGACGGACGGGGAGGCGGCGCTGGGGCTGGTGCGGACCCTCTTGCCCGACGTGCTCGTCACCGATATCGAGATGCCGCGGCTGAGCGGGCTGGACCTCGCCGCGCGGGTGCGGGAGGACTTTCCCGGGGTGCGGGTGGTCATCGTCACGACCTTTGCCCGGAGCGGCTACCTGCGGCGGGCGCTGGACGCCGGGGCGCGCGGCTACCTGCTCAAGGACGCGCCCGCCTCGGAACTCGCGGAGGCCATCCGCCGCGTCCACGCCGGGGGCCGCGCGATTGCCCCCGCGCTGGCCGAGGAGGCGTGGGGCGAGCGTGATCCGCTGACCGACCGCGAGCGTCAGGTGCTGCGCGAGGCCGAGGCCGGGGCGAGCACCGCCGCCATCGCCGCGCGGCTGGGGCTGTCGGAGGGCACGGTCCGCAATTATCTGTCGGAGGCGATCAGCAAGGTGGGCGCTGGAAACCGAGCCGAGGCGGCGAGAAAAGCGAGAGAGAAGGGGTGGTTGTGA
- a CDS encoding P-loop ATPase, Sll1717 family: MAKKGRRGQGKSSIINVNRQANDFRFGGTTNVGTADAEQDRLLSDTFYDNGALELVLQVDSPESIIVGRTGAGKTALIERLNDIKPRVININPEELALGYLVDSTLLRFFYDSGIKMDMFYKLLWNHIFIVEILKVRYDINNEVSRAGILDRFKDLWTRNRGRSEAVNYLLDWGDKFWLGTEARVREVVNKLENQVQESVSADAKKAIPGLIDLSAKADKKNDTKVGEEIKAEIITRGREVVSRIQTQRIQELIRLLQDEVLSDRQKQFFITIDKLDENWVNDELRYQLLKSLIEVSRDLNNRVDNLKIVIALRQDLIARVFEKTQDSGFQEEKFKSLYIDLFWSSRELENLLELRVNKVISNRPTARSITMRDVLPQLVGGKKPLEYLINRTMLRPRDLIIFFNNCARAAAGKSVIGAQDIFQAEIEYSQSRFEALGYEWGTDYPNITNLIELLRKYPASFTISDVADKFRESALDFVTRNPKHDYIYSLINDRYTDNDPRIVVELCFDILYKIGVLGIKPSGQSNIYWSFKRPSYVSPSAKAKAIYYIHPCLWSALSIIPIEAKVGVY, translated from the coding sequence ATGGCGAAAAAGGGCAGGCGGGGACAAGGCAAATCCTCCATCATAAATGTTAATCGTCAAGCAAACGACTTTAGATTTGGGGGTACTACTAATGTTGGTACAGCAGACGCAGAACAGGATCGTCTTCTGTCCGATACATTCTATGATAACGGAGCTCTTGAATTAGTTCTTCAAGTCGATTCACCAGAGAGTATTATTGTTGGAAGGACCGGAGCCGGAAAAACGGCTTTGATAGAACGTTTAAATGACATAAAACCTAGGGTCATCAATATTAATCCAGAAGAACTAGCTTTAGGCTATTTAGTTGATAGCACTTTACTAAGATTCTTTTACGACTCTGGAATAAAAATGGACATGTTTTATAAGCTTTTATGGAATCATATATTTATTGTCGAAATTCTAAAAGTCAGATATGACATTAACAATGAAGTATCCCGTGCTGGTATATTAGATCGTTTTAAAGACCTTTGGACGCGCAATAGGGGCAGGAGTGAAGCCGTGAACTACCTGCTAGATTGGGGAGATAAATTTTGGCTTGGTACAGAAGCTAGGGTAAGAGAAGTGGTGAATAAGCTTGAGAATCAAGTGCAAGAAAGTGTTAGCGCAGACGCCAAAAAAGCAATACCAGGATTGATAGATCTATCTGCAAAAGCAGACAAAAAGAACGATACTAAAGTAGGAGAGGAGATTAAAGCCGAAATTATTACTAGAGGCCGAGAGGTAGTGTCAAGGATACAGACACAAAGAATACAAGAGTTGATAAGACTGCTTCAGGACGAGGTCTTGTCGGACAGACAAAAGCAATTCTTTATAACAATTGATAAGCTAGATGAAAACTGGGTAAATGACGAGCTGCGCTACCAACTTCTGAAGAGTCTTATTGAGGTTTCAAGAGACTTAAACAACAGAGTAGATAACCTTAAAATCGTGATTGCACTAAGACAAGATTTGATTGCACGTGTTTTTGAAAAGACTCAAGATTCTGGGTTCCAAGAGGAAAAGTTTAAATCTTTGTACATAGACTTGTTTTGGTCTTCCAGAGAATTAGAGAATTTATTGGAGTTAAGAGTAAATAAGGTTATTTCCAACAGACCCACGGCAAGAAGTATTACAATGCGTGATGTTCTTCCTCAATTGGTAGGGGGAAAGAAGCCTCTTGAATATCTGATTAACAGAACCATGCTCAGACCTAGGGATTTAATTATTTTCTTCAATAACTGCGCTAGGGCAGCGGCTGGCAAATCCGTGATTGGAGCACAAGATATTTTCCAAGCCGAGATTGAATACTCACAAAGTCGATTTGAAGCATTAGGTTATGAATGGGGCACGGACTATCCGAATATTACAAATTTGATAGAATTGCTGAGGAAGTATCCTGCTAGTTTTACCATAAGCGATGTCGCAGATAAGTTTCGAGAATCGGCATTAGATTTTGTTACCCGCAATCCCAAGCACGACTACATATACAGCCTAATCAATGATAGATACACAGATAACGATCCAAGAATAGTTGTCGAGTTGTGTTTCGATATTTTATACAAAATAGGTGTTCTGGGAATTAAACCCTCGGGTCAATCCAATATATACTGGTCATTTAAAAGACCCTCTTATGTTTCACCCTCTGCAAAGGCGAAGGCAATCTACTATATTCACCCCTGTTTATGGAGTGCACTATCTATCATACCAATAGAGGCGAAAGTTGGCGTGTATTAG
- a CDS encoding YbfB/YjiJ family MFS transporter has translation MALLSLGGAVALGFARFAYALLLPAMRADLGWSFTLAGAMNAANAVGYLAGALTATGIAARLGLRRVFTLGMGVTALALLACALTGWAPALLALRFLAGLGGAFIFVTGGALASLAARAHPQRSALLLGVFYGGAGVGILASALLLPPLLAHGWRGAWAALGAVSLLALGATLPALARLPDRAASASGSGRASLAPLTRAFAAYACFGVGYIAYMTFIVAFLRSVGEGNFITPFWAVLGVAVILNPLAWQRPATHLPGARAMAAQMLTLAVGATLPLLSTHPAALLLSGLLFGGSFLAVVTFTTILTRRTLPEPAWGRGIAAFTVIFAAGQTLGPLLTGALSDGAGGLRLGLGVSALVLLAGAGLAWGQR, from the coding sequence ATGGCCCTCCTCTCCCTCGGCGGGGCGGTCGCCCTGGGCTTCGCCCGCTTCGCCTACGCCCTGCTCCTGCCCGCCATGCGCGCGGACCTGGGCTGGTCCTTCACGCTGGCGGGGGCGATGAACGCCGCGAACGCCGTCGGCTACCTCGCCGGGGCGCTGACGGCCACCGGGATCGCCGCCCGGCTTGGATTGCGGCGGGTCTTCACGCTCGGCATGGGGGTCACCGCCCTCGCCCTGCTCGCCTGCGCGCTCACCGGATGGGCCCCGGCGCTCCTCGCCCTGCGATTCCTGGCGGGGCTGGGGGGCGCCTTCATCTTTGTGACGGGCGGGGCCCTTGCCTCGCTCGCTGCGCGGGCGCATCCACAGCGCAGCGCCCTCCTCCTCGGCGTGTTCTACGGCGGGGCGGGGGTGGGCATCCTCGCTTCGGCCCTGCTGTTGCCGCCGCTGCTGGCCCACGGGTGGAGGGGAGCGTGGGCGGCCCTCGGCGCCGTGTCGCTCCTCGCGCTGGGGGCCACGCTGCCCGCCCTGGCGCGTCTGCCGGACCGGGCCGCCTCCGCCTCCGGGTCGGGCCGTGCCTCTCTCGCCCCTCTGACCCGGGCCTTTGCCGCCTATGCCTGCTTCGGGGTCGGGTACATCGCCTACATGACCTTTATCGTCGCATTCCTGCGCTCGGTGGGGGAGGGGAACTTCATCACCCCGTTCTGGGCGGTGCTCGGCGTGGCGGTCATCCTCAACCCGCTCGCGTGGCAGCGGCCCGCCACGCACCTGCCCGGGGCGCGGGCGATGGCGGCGCAGATGCTCACGCTCGCGGTCGGGGCCACGCTGCCGCTGCTCTCCACCCACCCGGCGGCGCTGCTGCTGTCGGGCCTGCTGTTCGGCGGGAGTTTCCTCGCCGTCGTCACCTTCACCACGATCCTCACGCGGCGCACCCTGCCCGAACCCGCGTGGGGCCGGGGCATCGCCGCCTTCACGGTGATCTTCGCCGCCGGGCAGACGCTGGGGCCGCTGCTGACGGGCGCCCTGTCGGACGGCGCGGGCGGCTTGAGGTTGGGGTTGGGGGTCTCGGCGCTCGTGCTGCTGGCGGGAGCGGGGCTGGCGTGGGGGCAGAGGTGA
- a CDS encoding cytochrome P450 produces the protein MTLQDPALRSGPAALLDAFWQGTHLADPPAFLDRAREVSPVLFDPARGHALLTGHAEVSAALKSPLVRTTKYEGGEAFRASESHALMSPMMLFHDGPSHTRLRSLAGRAFTPRVLEESREFIGSLTDELLDGARRQGEVDGVAALAVPLPVTVIVRMLGLSGTDAERFREWSASVADLIGGLDVTPERWAQVEADARAMRGYFRTLADDLRAHPQPGLLSALAAAQDEGGRLSGEELLANAVLLLVAGHETTSNLISGSLHALHEQPEQRAWLAENPGERAGGAVEELLRFLSPVQGTGRVTTGPLTLGETELPAGTFLSVSLAGANRDPRVFADPHALDLARPNARAHLGFAAGAHYCLGAGLARLEGSVFLTRLLTRFPHYRVPEQPLAYRPNFTLRGLRELRLHLR, from the coding sequence ATGACCCTTCAGGACCCCGCACTCCGGAGCGGCCCGGCGGCGCTCCTCGACGCCTTCTGGCAGGGTACCCACCTCGCCGACCCGCCCGCCTTCCTCGACCGGGCGCGGGAGGTCTCGCCCGTCCTCTTCGACCCCGCGCGCGGCCACGCCCTGCTCACCGGCCACGCGGAGGTCTCGGCGGCGCTGAAAAGCCCCCTTGTCCGCACCACCAAGTACGAGGGCGGCGAGGCCTTCCGCGCCAGCGAGAGCCATGCCCTGATGAGCCCGATGATGCTCTTCCACGACGGGCCGAGCCACACCCGCCTGCGTTCGCTGGCCGGGCGCGCCTTCACCCCGCGCGTGCTGGAGGAGAGCCGGGAGTTCATTGGGTCGCTGACCGACGAGCTGCTGGACGGGGCGCGGCGGCAGGGGGAGGTGGACGGGGTGGCCGCCCTCGCCGTGCCCCTGCCCGTCACCGTGATCGTGCGGATGCTGGGCCTGAGCGGCACGGACGCCGAGAGATTCCGCGAGTGGTCGGCCTCCGTGGCAGACCTGATCGGCGGGCTGGACGTCACCCCTGAACGCTGGGCCCAGGTCGAGGCCGACGCGCGGGCGATGCGCGGGTACTTCCGCACCCTGGCGGACGACCTGCGCGCGCACCCCCAGCCCGGTCTGCTGTCCGCCCTCGCCGCCGCCCAGGACGAGGGCGGGCGGCTGAGCGGCGAGGAACTCCTTGCCAACGCCGTCCTGCTCCTCGTCGCGGGGCACGAGACGACGAGCAACCTGATCTCGGGGAGCCTCCACGCCCTGCACGAACAGCCCGAGCAGCGCGCGTGGCTGGCCGAGAACCCGGGGGAGCGCGCGGGGGGCGCGGTCGAGGAACTCCTGCGCTTCCTCTCCCCGGTGCAGGGGACGGGGCGGGTGACGACCGGGCCCCTCACGCTCGGGGAGACCGAGCTTCCGGCGGGGACCTTTCTCAGCGTCAGCCTGGCCGGGGCCAACCGCGACCCGCGCGTGTTCGCCGATCCCCACGCCCTCGACCTCGCCCGCCCGAACGCCCGCGCGCACCTGGGCTTCGCGGCGGGGGCGCACTACTGCCTGGGCGCGGGCCTCGCGCGGCTGGAGGGAAGTGTTTTCCTGACCCGGCTGCTCACCCGTTTTCCGCATTACCGGGTGCCGGAGCAGCCCCTCGCCTACCGTCCGAACTTCACCCTGCGCGGGCTGCGGGAACTGCGCCTGCACCTCCGTTGA